The Pseudomonas sp. GD03919 region TACGTGCCTTACCTTAGATCTTAACTCCTCTGCTACTCCTTTACCAACCTCGCCGTAAGAAGAAATTAAACACAAGAATTTATCATTCACTGCTAATAAGGCGGACTCGATAGGAATAACAAAACCGAAATCAAAAACGTCCTTAAAAAATTTTGCCTTTTTTAGCTCTAAGGAGTCTTCATTCTTGACAGATAGTATCTCACTAAGATGACGGCCAGCGCAGCCCTTCCACATTACCTCCAAACCATGGCCCTTATAGGCAAAGGTCCTGCCGCAGAATGGGCAGTTGCTCACTAGATGAACATTATGTTTGGCGCAAACCTTGATGTCTGGGCGGGGTGCTCTTCGCCAATATGAAAAACCGAGGACGTTCAAATCCTCTTTCACACACTCCGGGCAAAAGGCTGCGGAAACACGATCCGACTCGAAATGATGGTATTGGAAGCGATATTCTGTGTGTGAATAAGAAATATCTTGGCTGCTTTTAAAAATTGAATACCTCGGGTAGAAGGTGTGGTGGTGAAGAAGACGGTTGAAGCCATAACAACCAAACCACCCCATAGCCGCAGCTATTACTTTTACATCATTAGAACAGACAGCAAATTTTGTTAGGCGATCAAGAGCCTTTATCTCGGGATCATGCCAATTCAGAAATATGTTTCGCGCGATAAATGAGCGCAGAGACTCATCGCTTTGGATACGCAAAAGCATGGCTATCCTGCAGATGGGATTGACGGACTGACCAACGAGCGATGCTAGGGTGCAGATGTTCGTAACAGGTGGTGAGCCCGGTCGGCCCCCCACCTTCTGCGACAGTTTTTATTGTTTAGCGACAGTTTTTATTGTCTAAAACCATCTTCACGTTTCACAAGCGCCCCCTCACTCCACCGTAACGCTTTTTGCCAGATTGCGCGGCTGGTCGACGTCGGTGCCCTTGAGCACGGCAACATAATAGGACAGCAGCTGCAGCGGGATGGTGTAGAGGATCGGCGCCAGCAGGTCGTGAATATGCGGCATGTTCACCACATGGGTGCCCTCGCCGTTGCGCATACCGGCCTGCTGGTCCGCAAAGACGATCAGCTCACCACCACGGGCGCGCACTTCCTGCAGGTTGGACTTGAGCTTCTCCAGCAATTCGTTGTTCGGCGCTACTGTGACCACCGGCATATCGCTGTCGACCAGGGCCAATGGCCCGTGCTTGAGCTCGCCGGCCGGGTAGGCCTCGGCGTGGATATAGGAGATTTCCTTGAGTTTGAGCGCCCCTTCCATGGCCACCGGGTACTGGGCACCGCGACCGAGGAACAGGCTGTGGTGCTTCTCGGAAAACAGTTCGGAGATTTTCTCCACCGTCTTGTCCATGGCCAGGGCTTCGCCCAGGCGGGTTGGCAGGCGCCGTAGCTCTTCCACCAGCTCGGCTTCCAGGGCCTTGTCCAGGCTGCCGTGCACCTGACCCAAGGCCAGGGTCAGCAGCATCAGGCCGACCAATTGGGTGGTAAAGGCCTTGGTCGAAGCTACGCCGATTTCCGGGCCGGCCTGGGTCAGCAGGCACAGGTCGGATTCGCGCACCAGGGAGCTGGTGCCGACGTTGCAGATCACCAGGCTGGCCAGGTAACCGCCCTTGCCCGCTTCATGCTCCTTGGCGTTGCGCAGCGCGGCCAGGGTATCGGCAGTTTCCCCGGACTGGGAAATGCTGACAAACAGGGTGTCCGGCTGCACCACCACCTTGCGGTAGCGAAACTCGCTGGCCACTTCGATCTGGCAGGGAATCCCGGCCAGTTCTTCCAGCCAGTAACGGGCGACCATACCGGCGTGGTAACTGGTGCCACAGGCGACTATCTGCACATTCTTGACCTTGGCGAACAGCTCGGCGGCCTGCGGGCCAAAGGCCTGCACCAGCACGTGATCGCTGCCCAGGCGGCCTTCCAGGGTGCGTTGCACCACCTTGGGCTGCTCATGGATCTCCTTGAGCATGAAGTGGCGGTACTCGCCCTTGTCCGCTGCCTCGGCACCTTCGTGGTACTGCACGGCTTCACGCTGCACCGGATTGCCGGCGGCGTCCCAGATCTGCACACCGTCACGACGGATCTCGGCGATATCGCCTTCTTCCAGGTACATGAACCGGTCGGTGACCTGGCGCAGGGCCAACTGGTCGGAAGCGAGGAAGTTTTCGCCCAGACCCAGACCGATCACCAGCGGGCTGCCACTGCGCGCGGCGAGCAGGCGGTCCGGTTGCTTGGCGCTGATCACCGCCAGGCCGTAGGCGCCATGCAGTTCCGGGATGGCGGCCTTGAGCGCAGCGCTGAGGTCGCCAAGCTGCTGCAGCTTGTGCTCGAGCAGGTGGACGATGGTTTCGGTGTCGGTATCGGAGGTGAAGACGTAGCCCAGGCCCTTGAGGCGCTCGCGCAGCTCTTCATGGTTCTCGATGATGCCGTTGTGCACCACCGCCAGCTCCTGCCCGGAGAAATGCGGGTGAGCGTTGCGCTCGCTGGGCGCACCGTGTGTGGCCCAACGGGTGTGGGCAATGCCCAGACGCCCCGCCAGCGGCTCGGCTTGCAGCGCGGCCTGCAGTTCGCTGACCTTGCCGACGCGGCGGCGGCGATCCAGTGCGCCCTGCTCGGTCAGAAGCGCCACACCGGCGCTGTCATAGCCGCGATATTCCAGACGCTTGAGGCCTTCGACCAGGACCGGGGTGATATTGCGCTCGGCGATGGCGCCTACGATTCCACACATGGGGCTCTCCTTAGTTTTCCAGCGGCACGAGGATCAGCTGAATGCCGCGCGCGCGTATCTGTTCGGCAGCCTGGGCATCCAGGCGCTCGTCGGTTATCAGGGTATGGAGGCTGCTCCAGGGCAGTTCCAGATTGGGAATGCGCCGGCCGATCTTGTCGCTCTCGACCATGACGATGACTTCACGGGCCACCTCGGCCATCACCCGCGACAGACCGAGCAGCTCGTTGAAGGTGGTGGTACCACGCTCCAGGTCGATGCCATCGGCGCCGATGAACAGCTGGTCGAAGTCGTAGGAGCGCAGCACCTGTTCGGCCACCTGGCCCTGGAAGGATTCCGAGTGCGGATCCCAGGTACCGCCGGTCATCAGCAGCACCGGCTCGTGTTCGAGTTCGCGCAGGGCGTTGGCCACATTGAGCGAGTTGGTCATCACCACCAGCCCGGGCTTGTAGCCAAGCTGCGGGATCATCGCCGCCGTGGTGGTGCCGCTGTCGATGATGATGCGTGCGTGTTCGCGGATGCGCGCCACGCCGGCACGGGCAATCGCCTGCTTGTAGGGAGAAATGGGCTGCGTCGGCTCGCTGATCAGCTCCTGCGGCACCGGCACCGCGCCGCCGTAGCGACGCAGCAGCAGGCCGTTCTTTTCAAGAGCGGCGAGGTCCTTGCGAATGGTCACTTCGCTGGTGGCGAAGTGCTGGGCCAGGGCGTCCACGCTCACTTCGCCCTGCTCGGCGAGCAAGGCGAGGATGGTGTGACGACGTTGCGGCGTGTTGCGCTTCGACATGCTTAAGTTTCGATTCGAAAGATAATGGCGCGAATCAAAACATATGATCGAAAAGCCCGCAAGCGTCCGTCGATCAGTTCAATGTCAGTTTGACCCCGAAGCCGACCAGGCACAGCCCCGCCAGCTTCTCGAGACCACGGGCGATACGCGGGTTGGCGCGCATGCGCTCGGCGAGAAAGTGCGTCAGCAGTACGATCAGCAGGCCGTAGAGGAAAGTCAGCGCCATGATGGTCACGGCCATGAAACCGAAAGTAATCAGCCCTTGATGGCGCTGCGGGTCGATGAACAGCGGAAAGAAGGCCATGTAGAAGACGATGGCCTTGGGGTTGAAGACGGTGATTACCAGGGTTTGCCACAGGTATTGGCGCGGCTTGATATCCAGCGTCGGCGCCGCGCCTGGCTTGGCCAGGATCATGCGCAGGCCAAGGTAGATCAGGTAGGCCGCACCGAGCCATTGCACCACATGGAAGGCTGCCGGATAGGCCTTGAGCAGCGCGGCGACCCCGGCCACGGCCAGCCACAGCAGCACCTGGTCGCCGAAGATGATGCCGAAGGTCGAGGCCAGCCCACCGCGAATCCCGCCCTTGCCGGTGGACAGGATCAGCGCCAGGTTACCCGGCCCGGGAATGGCCAGCAGGATGATGAAAGCCACCACGAAGGCGGCGTAATCCGTCACACCGAACATACAGGACTGCCTCCGGCAGGTTATCCACAGGCCTGATCTCCCGCACTCACTTCTTGGTCGGCCGCTTCCAGCCCTCGATATTGCGCTGCTTGGCCCGGCCGACTGCCAGCGTGTCCGCGGGCACGTCGCTGGTCACCACCGAACCGGCGCCCGTGGTGGCGCGGTCGCCCAGCGTTACCGGTGCTACCAGCGCGCTGTTGGAGCCGATGAAGACGTCCTCGCCCATGACGGTGCGGAACTTGTTGGCACCGTCGTAGTTGCAGGTGATGGTGCCGGCACCGATATTGGTGCGCGCGCCGATTTCGGCATCGCCCAGGTAGCTCAGGTGACCGGCCTTGGCGCCTTCGCCCAGCACGGCATTCTTCAGTTCGACGAAGTTACCCACATGGGCCTTGGCGCCCAGTTTGGTGCCGGGGCGCAGGCGCGCAAACGGGCCACAGTCGGCGCCCTCGCCCATCTCGGCGCCGTCCAGGTGGCTGTTGGCCTTGACGATGGCGCCCTTGCGCAGCACCGAGTCCTTGATCACGCAGTTCGGACCGATCTGCACATCGTCTTCGATCACCACCTTGCCTTCGAGGATCACGTTGATGTCGATGGTCACGTCGCGGCCGACGCTCACCTCACCGCGCACATCGAGGCGATGCGGATCGCGCAGGGTGACGCCCTGAGCCATCAGGCGGCGGGCGATGCGGTGCTGGTAGTGGCATTCGAGCTGAGCAAGCTGGATGCGGTCGTTGGCGCCCAGCACTTCCATCTCGTCGGCGGCACGCTCGGTGGCCACAGTCAGGCCGTCGGCCACGGCCATGGCGATCACATCGGTCAGGTAGTACTCGCCCTGGGCGTTGCTGTTGGACAGACGCCCCAGCCAGTCGGCCAGACGCTTGCCGGGCACCGCGAGGATGCCGGTATTGCCCTCGCGGATCTGCCGCTGCGCTTCGCTGGCGTCCTTGTGCTCGACGATGGCCTGCACCACGCCAGCGGCGTCGCGCACGATGCGACCGTAGCCGGTCGGGTCGGCCAGCTCGACGGTGAGCAGGCCCAGCTGGTTGTCGCTGACCAGTGCCAGCAGACGCTCGAGAGTCGCGGTCTCGATCAGCGGTACGTCGCCGTAGAGCACCAGCACGGTATCGGCGCCGAGTTGCGGCAGGGCCTGGGCCACGGCATGGCCGGTGCCCAGCTGCTCGGCCTGGATGACGAAATTCAGGTCGTCGGCGGCCAGGCGCTCGCGCACGGTGTCGGCGCCGTGGCCGATCACCACCTGGATGCTGCTCGGCTGCAGGCGCCGCGCGGTGTCGATGACATGCCCCAGCATGGGCTTGTCGGCGACCGGGTGCAGCACCTTGGGCAGCGCCGAACGCATGCGCGTGCCCTGGCCAGCGGCAAGAATGACGATATCCAGACTCATAGAAGGCTCCTTGCGGGGCAAGATTGGACCGCGGCGAGAAAGGGCCGCGCGAAAAGAACGCTATTTTGCCAGAAACGCAAAGGGGCGACCTAAGTCGCCCCTTTGCGTGATACCGCGATACGCGATCAGCGGCTACGGCCGCCAAACTTCTTGCGCATCTCTTCGATGGTGCGCAGCTGGGCAGCAGCCTCGGCCAGGCGTGCTGCCGCACTGCCATAGTCGAACTCGGTGCCCTTTTCGCTCAGCGCCTTCTCGGCCGCCTTGCGCGCCTCGATGGCGGCGGCTTCATCCAGGTCGCCGGCACGAACAGCGGTGTCGGCAAGAACCTTCACCATGCTCGGCTGAACTTCCAGGAAGCCACCGGAGATGTAGAACACCTCCTCGGTGCCACCCTGCTTGATCACTCGCACCGGACCCGGCTTGAGATCGGTCAGCAGCGGGGTGTGGCCCGGCAGGATACCCAGGTCACCGAGGTGACCGTGGGCGATGACCATTTCCACCAGCCCCGAGAACAGCTCTTCTTCCGCACTGACGATATCGCAGTGGACTGACATAGCCATAACAATGCCTCGGTTGAGAGGCCGGATTGGGCTACTGCCCTATCCGGCCCGGACGCCCTCTGGAGGGCGCACCCGTTACTTACAGTTTCTTGGCTTTCTCGATGGCTTCGTCGATGCCGCCTACCATGTAGAACGCTTGTTCCGGCAGGTGGTCGTAGTCGCCTTTGAGAATGCCGCTGAAGCCGGCAATGGTGTCCTTCAGGGACACGTACTTGCCCGGGGCACCGGTGAAGACTTCAGCCACGAAGAACGGCTGGGACAGGAAGCGCTGGATCTTACGAGCGCGCGCTACCAGCAGCTTGTCGTCTTCGGACAGTTCGTCCATACCCAGGATCGCGATGATGTCCTTCAGCTCCTTGTAGCGCTGCAGAACATACTGAACGCCACGAGCGGTCTCGTAGTGCTCCTGGCCGATCACGTTCGGGTCCAGCTGACGGCTGGTGGAGTCCAGCGGGTCAACGGCCGGGTAGATACCCAGGGAAGCGATGTCACGGCTCAGTACGACAGTGGCGTCCAAGTGGGCGAAGGTGGTCGCCGGGCTCGGGTCGGTCAGGTCGTCCGCAGGTACGTAGACGGCCTGGATCGAGGTAATGGAGCCTTTCTTGGTGGAGGTAATACGCTCCTGCAGAACGCCCATCTCTTCGGCCAGGGTCGGCTGGTAACCTACTGCCGACGGCATACGGCCGAGCAGTGCGGATACTTCGGTACCGGCGAGGGTGTAACGGTAGATGTTGTCGACGAACAACAGAACGTCACGACCTTCGTCACGGAACTTCTCGGCCATGGTCAGGCCGGTCAGCGCGACGCGCAGACGGTTGCCTGGTGGCTCGTTCATCTGACCGTAGACCAGGGCTACCTTGTCGAGAACGTTGGAGTCCTTCATCTCGTGGTAGAAGTCGTTACCCTCACGAGTACGCTCACCCACACCGGCGAACACGGAATAACCGCTGTGCTCGATGGCGATGTTACGGATCAGCTCCATCATGTTTACGGTCTTGCCCACACCGGCACCACCGAACAGGCCGACCTTACCGCCTTTGGCGAACGGGCAGACCAGGTCGATTACCTTGATACCGGTTTCCAGCAGGTCGTTGCCGCCGGCTTGCTCGGCATAGCTCGGTGCCGGGCGGTGGATTTCCCACTGCTCTTCTTCACCGATGGGGCCGGCTTCGTCGATCGGGTTGCCCAGCACGTCCATGATCCGGCCCAGGGTCGCTTTACCGACCGGTACGGAGATGGCCTTGCCAGTGCTGTTGACGTCCAGGCCACGCTTGAGGCCTTCGGTCGAACCCATGGCAATGGTACGTACCACGCCGTCGCCCAGCTGCTGCTGGACTTCCAGGGTGGTTTCAGCGCCCTGTACCTTCAGGGCTTCGTATACGTTCGGTACCTGATCGCGCGGGAATTCCACGTCGATAACGGCGCCGATGATTTGAACGATACGTCCGCTACTCATCTTTGGTTCCTCTGACTTTTTCAACCGTTCTAACAGTTGAACCGTTCTTAAACCGCGGCAGCGCCGCCGACGATTTCCGAAATTTCCTGGGTGATCGCTGCCTGACGCGCCTTGTTGTAAACCAGCTGCAGGTCTTTGATGAGATCACCGGCGTTGTCGGTTGCGTTCTTCATCGCGATCATCCGCGCAGCCTGTTCGCACGCGCTGTTCTCGACCACGGACTGATAGACCTGCGACTCGATGTAGCGTACCAACAGGGCATCCAGCAGTTGCTGGGCGTCCGGCTCGTACACGTAGTCCCACAGACCTTTCTGTACACCCTGCGCATCGCTGGCGGCCAGCGGCAGCAACTGCTGCACTTCCGGCTTCTGCGTCATGGTGTTGACGAACTTGTTCGACACCAGATACAGGCGGTCGATACGGCCCTCGGCGTAGGCATCCAGCACGACCTTGACGCTACCGATCAGGTCGTTGATGGACGGCTCTTCACCCAGCTTGCTGATGGCGGCAACCACGTTGCCCCCGTTGCTGCGGAAGAAGCTCGCGCCCTTGGTGCCCACCACGCAGAAATCGGCCTCGACCTTATGGTCGCGCCATTCCTTCAGGCTTTTCAACAACGCCTTGAACAGGTTGATGTTCAAGCCACCGCACAGACCACGATCCGAGGTCACCACGATATAACCGACGCGCTTTACATCACGCTCCACCATAAACGAGTGGCGGTATTCCGGGTTCGCCTTGGCCAGGTGACCAATCACCTGACGAATACGCTCGGCGTAAGGGCGACCGGCAGCCATGCGCTGTTGAGCCTTGCGCATTTTGCTGACCGCCACTTTTTCCATGGCGCTGGTGATCTTTTGCGTGCTTTTGATGCTCGCAATCTTGCTGCGAATCTCTTTTGCGCCTGCCATTTCACACCTTTTGGTTCAAGCAGGCGGGGGCCGAAGCCCCCGCTGCGGTTACCAGGTTTGGGTGGCCTTGAACTTCTCGATACCGGCTTTCAGGCCAGCGTCGATCTCGTCGTTGAAGTCACCTTTCTCGTTGATCTTCGCCATCAGGTCGGCGTGATCACGCTTGAAGAAGGCGATCAGGGCCTGCTCGAAGCTGATGATCTTGGCGACTTCGACATCCTGCAGGAAGCCACGCTCGGCTGCGTACAGGGACACCGACATTTCGGCAATGGACATCGGCGCATACTGCTTCTGCTTCATCAGCTCGGTTACGCGCTGACCGTGCTCGAGCTGCTTGCGGGTGGCTTCGTCCAGGTCAGAAGCGAACTGGGCGAATGCTGCCAGTTCACGGTACTGAGCCAGAGCGGTACGGATACCACCGGAGAGCTTCTTGATGATCTTGGTCTGAGCCGCGCCACCGACGCGGGATACCGAGATACCGGCGTTGACGGCCGGACGGATACCCGAGTTGAACATGGCCGATTCCAGGAAGATCTGACCGTCGGTGATGGAAATCACGTTGGTCGGAACGAACGCGGAAACGTCACCGGCCTGGGTTTCGATGATCGGCAGAGCGGTCAGCGAGCCAGTCTTGCCCTTCACGGCGCCATTGGTGAACTTCTCGACATACTCTTCGGAAACGCGGGAAGCGCGCTCCAGCAGACGGCTGTGGAGATAGAACACGTCGCCCGGGTAGGCTTCACGGCCTGGCGGACGGCGCAGCAGCAGGGAGATCTGACGGTAGGCCACGGCCTGCTTGGACAGGTCGTCATACACGATCAGGGCATCTTCACCGCGGTCACGGAAGTATTCACCCATGGTGCAGCCGGCGTACGGCGCCAGGAACTGCAGGGCAGCGGATTCGGAAGCCGAGGCTGCAACCACGATGGTGTTGGCCAGGGCGCCAGCTTCTTCCAGCTTGCGTACCACGTTGGCGATGGTCGATTGCTTCTGACCAATGGCCACGTAAACGCAGCGGATGCCGCTGTCTTTCTGGTTGATGATGGCGTCGACGGCCAGAGCAGTCTTACCGATCTGACGGTCACCGATGATCAGCTCGCGCTGGCCACGGCCTACCGGGATCATGGCATCGACCGACTTGTAACCGGTCTGCACCGGCTGGTCGACCGACTTACGCCAGATCACGCCCGGCGCAACCTTTTCAACGGCGTCGCTAGCGGCGGCGTTGATCGGGCCTTTGCCATCGATCGGGTTACCCAGTGCGTCGACCACGCGACCCAGCAGTTCCGGACCAACCGGGACTTCCAAGATGCGGCCGGTGCACTTGGCGCTCATGCCTTCGGCGAGGGTCAGGTAGCTGCCCAGTACCACGGCACCCACGGAGTCTTGCTCCAGGTTCAGGGCCATACCGTAGACGCCACCAGGGAATTCGATCATCTCGCCGTACATGACGTCGGCGAGGCCGTAAATGCGCACGATACCGTCGGAAACGCTGACGATGGTGCCTTCATTACGGGCTTGAGCGGTTACATCAAGCGACTCAATGCGCTGCTTGATGATTTCGCTAATTTCGGAAGGATTCAGTTGCTGCATGCCAGTTCCCTCAAATCAGGATTTCAACGCTTCGGCCAGCTTGTTCAGCTTGCCGCGGACCGAACCGTCGATGACCAGGTCACCTGCACGAATGACAACGCCGCCGATCAGGGCGGGATTGACCACGGGCTTGGGCTGGACGGTGCGATCGAGCCGCTTGGAAAGGGCGGCAGCCAGAGTTTGCAATTGTTCGGCATTAAGCTCGAAAGCCGACTCGACCTCGACATCGAGGGCGCGTTCGGCTTCAGCCTTCAGCACGGCGAATTGTTCGCGTACCACCGGCAACAGCGACAGTCGGTCGTTGCTGCCCAGCGAACGCAGGAAGTTGCTGAACGAAGCGTCGATGTGACCGGCACAGAGCTGCGCCAGTACATTGACTTTCTGCTCATCGGTCAACGCCGGGTTGACCAACTGCTGAGCCACGGCCGGCGTCTGAACGGCAGCTGCCGACAACGACAGCATGTTCAGCCAGGCATCGGCCTGCTGTGCAGCACTGGCAAACTCAAACGCGGCTTTCGCGTAGGGCCGAGCGAGCGTGTTGGTATTGATCATCGCGAGCCTCGCTTAGAGTTGAGAGGCCAGTTTTGCGACCAGATCGTTGTGCGCAGCGCCGTCCACGGAGGACTGCAGGATCTGCTCGGCGCCGGTGACAGCCAGAGCTGCTACCTGCGAACGCAGTTGATCCTTGGCACGGTTCACTTCCAGATCGATTTCGGCTTTGGCGCCAGCGATCAGCTTTTCACCTTCGGAGCGGGCCTGAGCCTTGGCTTCTTCGACGATTGCGTTGGCGGTCTTGTTCGCCCGGTCGAGAATCTCGGCAGCTTGCTCTTTGGTTTCGCGGAGCGTCTGGGCAGCTTTTTCCTGGGCGAGTTGCAGGTCGCGCTGGGCACGGCCGGCGGCATCCAGACCTTCGGCAATTTTCTTCTGGCGTTCCTGCATGGCCTGCGTCAGCGGCGGCCACACGAACTTCATACAGAACCAGACGAAAATAGCGAAGGCAATCGTTTGACCGAACAGCGTCAGATTAATGTTCACTGATCTACCTCATGCTATTTCGTTGTTTCCTGGGTGTTCACGCCGGAACCGGCAGGGCGCGCGCC contains the following coding sequences:
- a CDS encoding F0F1 ATP synthase subunit epsilon, whose translation is MAMSVHCDIVSAEEELFSGLVEMVIAHGHLGDLGILPGHTPLLTDLKPGPVRVIKQGGTEEVFYISGGFLEVQPSMVKVLADTAVRAGDLDEAAAIEARKAAEKALSEKGTEFDYGSAAARLAEAAAQLRTIEEMRKKFGGRSR
- a CDS encoding DeoR/GlpR family DNA-binding transcription regulator, translated to MSKRNTPQRRHTILALLAEQGEVSVDALAQHFATSEVTIRKDLAALEKNGLLLRRYGGAVPVPQELISEPTQPISPYKQAIARAGVARIREHARIIIDSGTTTAAMIPQLGYKPGLVVMTNSLNVANALRELEHEPVLLMTGGTWDPHSESFQGQVAEQVLRSYDFDQLFIGADGIDLERGTTTFNELLGLSRVMAEVAREVIVMVESDKIGRRIPNLELPWSSLHTLITDERLDAQAAEQIRARGIQLILVPLEN
- the glmS gene encoding glutamine--fructose-6-phosphate transaminase (isomerizing) — translated: MCGIVGAIAERNITPVLVEGLKRLEYRGYDSAGVALLTEQGALDRRRRVGKVSELQAALQAEPLAGRLGIAHTRWATHGAPSERNAHPHFSGQELAVVHNGIIENHEELRERLKGLGYVFTSDTDTETIVHLLEHKLQQLGDLSAALKAAIPELHGAYGLAVISAKQPDRLLAARSGSPLVIGLGLGENFLASDQLALRQVTDRFMYLEEGDIAEIRRDGVQIWDAAGNPVQREAVQYHEGAEAADKGEYRHFMLKEIHEQPKVVQRTLEGRLGSDHVLVQAFGPQAAELFAKVKNVQIVACGTSYHAGMVARYWLEELAGIPCQIEVASEFRYRKVVVQPDTLFVSISQSGETADTLAALRNAKEHEAGKGGYLASLVICNVGTSSLVRESDLCLLTQAGPEIGVASTKAFTTQLVGLMLLTLALGQVHGSLDKALEAELVEELRRLPTRLGEALAMDKTVEKISELFSEKHHSLFLGRGAQYPVAMEGALKLKEISYIHAEAYPAGELKHGPLALVDSDMPVVTVAPNNELLEKLKSNLQEVRARGGELIVFADQQAGMRNGEGTHVVNMPHIHDLLAPILYTIPLQLLSYYVAVLKGTDVDQPRNLAKSVTVE
- a CDS encoding LysE family transporter; its protein translation is MFGVTDYAAFVVAFIILLAIPGPGNLALILSTGKGGIRGGLASTFGIIFGDQVLLWLAVAGVAALLKAYPAAFHVVQWLGAAYLIYLGLRMILAKPGAAPTLDIKPRQYLWQTLVITVFNPKAIVFYMAFFPLFIDPQRHQGLITFGFMAVTIMALTFLYGLLIVLLTHFLAERMRANPRIARGLEKLAGLCLVGFGVKLTLN
- the atpG gene encoding F0F1 ATP synthase subunit gamma, with the translated sequence MAGAKEIRSKIASIKSTQKITSAMEKVAVSKMRKAQQRMAAGRPYAERIRQVIGHLAKANPEYRHSFMVERDVKRVGYIVVTSDRGLCGGLNINLFKALLKSLKEWRDHKVEADFCVVGTKGASFFRSNGGNVVAAISKLGEEPSINDLIGSVKVVLDAYAEGRIDRLYLVSNKFVNTMTQKPEVQQLLPLAASDAQGVQKGLWDYVYEPDAQQLLDALLVRYIESQVYQSVVENSACEQAARMIAMKNATDNAGDLIKDLQLVYNKARQAAITQEISEIVGGAAAV
- a CDS encoding F0F1 ATP synthase subunit delta, coding for MINTNTLARPYAKAAFEFASAAQQADAWLNMLSLSAAAVQTPAVAQQLVNPALTDEQKVNVLAQLCAGHIDASFSNFLRSLGSNDRLSLLPVVREQFAVLKAEAERALDVEVESAFELNAEQLQTLAAALSKRLDRTVQPKPVVNPALIGGVVIRAGDLVIDGSVRGKLNKLAEALKS
- a CDS encoding F0F1 ATP synthase subunit B, with the protein product MNINLTLFGQTIAFAIFVWFCMKFVWPPLTQAMQERQKKIAEGLDAAGRAQRDLQLAQEKAAQTLRETKEQAAEILDRANKTANAIVEEAKAQARSEGEKLIAGAKAEIDLEVNRAKDQLRSQVAALAVTGAEQILQSSVDGAAHNDLVAKLASQL
- the atpD gene encoding F0F1 ATP synthase subunit beta — its product is MSSGRIVQIIGAVIDVEFPRDQVPNVYEALKVQGAETTLEVQQQLGDGVVRTIAMGSTEGLKRGLDVNSTGKAISVPVGKATLGRIMDVLGNPIDEAGPIGEEEQWEIHRPAPSYAEQAGGNDLLETGIKVIDLVCPFAKGGKVGLFGGAGVGKTVNMMELIRNIAIEHSGYSVFAGVGERTREGNDFYHEMKDSNVLDKVALVYGQMNEPPGNRLRVALTGLTMAEKFRDEGRDVLLFVDNIYRYTLAGTEVSALLGRMPSAVGYQPTLAEEMGVLQERITSTKKGSITSIQAVYVPADDLTDPSPATTFAHLDATVVLSRDIASLGIYPAVDPLDSTSRQLDPNVIGQEHYETARGVQYVLQRYKELKDIIAILGMDELSEDDKLLVARARKIQRFLSQPFFVAEVFTGAPGKYVSLKDTIAGFSGILKGDYDHLPEQAFYMVGGIDEAIEKAKKL
- the glmU gene encoding bifunctional UDP-N-acetylglucosamine diphosphorylase/glucosamine-1-phosphate N-acetyltransferase GlmU produces the protein MSLDIVILAAGQGTRMRSALPKVLHPVADKPMLGHVIDTARRLQPSSIQVVIGHGADTVRERLAADDLNFVIQAEQLGTGHAVAQALPQLGADTVLVLYGDVPLIETATLERLLALVSDNQLGLLTVELADPTGYGRIVRDAAGVVQAIVEHKDASEAQRQIREGNTGILAVPGKRLADWLGRLSNSNAQGEYYLTDVIAMAVADGLTVATERAADEMEVLGANDRIQLAQLECHYQHRIARRLMAQGVTLRDPHRLDVRGEVSVGRDVTIDINVILEGKVVIEDDVQIGPNCVIKDSVLRKGAIVKANSHLDGAEMGEGADCGPFARLRPGTKLGAKAHVGNFVELKNAVLGEGAKAGHLSYLGDAEIGARTNIGAGTITCNYDGANKFRTVMGEDVFIGSNSALVAPVTLGDRATTGAGSVVTSDVPADTLAVGRAKQRNIEGWKRPTKK
- the atpA gene encoding F0F1 ATP synthase subunit alpha, translating into MQQLNPSEISEIIKQRIESLDVTAQARNEGTIVSVSDGIVRIYGLADVMYGEMIEFPGGVYGMALNLEQDSVGAVVLGSYLTLAEGMSAKCTGRILEVPVGPELLGRVVDALGNPIDGKGPINAAASDAVEKVAPGVIWRKSVDQPVQTGYKSVDAMIPVGRGQRELIIGDRQIGKTALAVDAIINQKDSGIRCVYVAIGQKQSTIANVVRKLEEAGALANTIVVAASASESAALQFLAPYAGCTMGEYFRDRGEDALIVYDDLSKQAVAYRQISLLLRRPPGREAYPGDVFYLHSRLLERASRVSEEYVEKFTNGAVKGKTGSLTALPIIETQAGDVSAFVPTNVISITDGQIFLESAMFNSGIRPAVNAGISVSRVGGAAQTKIIKKLSGGIRTALAQYRELAAFAQFASDLDEATRKQLEHGQRVTELMKQKQYAPMSIAEMSVSLYAAERGFLQDVEVAKIISFEQALIAFFKRDHADLMAKINEKGDFNDEIDAGLKAGIEKFKATQTW